Proteins from a single region of Aureibacter tunicatorum:
- the speD gene encoding adenosylmethionine decarboxylase translates to MMNSLGMHILVELFECDRDKLDDVPGIEEAMIKAAEASGATVVNTTFHHFSPIGVSGVVVIQESHLAIHTWPEYGFAAVDLFTCGTTVDPWVAYEYLKKALNADYGSTIEMRRGEKRLMKESSLVSDSIVKPSQASVQSRNIWFTERDEDTAFSFRQKGKRLYFAKSSYQTVEVYDSYALGKVLALNGNAVITERDASVFHEMFAHVPGMFLREKSNVLVLGGGDGCLLAELVKYSEIDAIRLVERDSEVMKASKEHFKIISNAFEDDRLKVVNQDAFEFLKNSSGIRFDLILIDLDNSLLYNEFSIEKIKEKGAPDAIYVMPIVTKELNESSFDSNCKSFFQLFKNVEIYSALAGGEYSGRKYFLIGTDNSLIDFTSVDQKKVEEKLFLAELSFYNLEMHEGGFKKPNYLKKLLEEKLKCAEY, encoded by the coding sequence ATGATGAATTCGTTAGGTATGCACATATTGGTAGAGCTATTTGAATGCGATAGGGATAAGCTCGATGATGTGCCCGGAATAGAAGAAGCTATGATTAAAGCTGCGGAAGCTTCAGGTGCCACTGTTGTGAATACCACCTTTCATCATTTTTCTCCTATTGGGGTTTCAGGAGTTGTCGTCATTCAAGAAAGCCACCTCGCCATCCACACTTGGCCTGAATATGGTTTTGCCGCAGTGGATTTGTTTACTTGTGGCACAACTGTCGACCCTTGGGTAGCTTATGAATATTTGAAGAAGGCCTTGAATGCTGATTATGGGTCCACTATTGAGATGAGAAGAGGAGAAAAACGATTGATGAAGGAATCATCATTAGTATCGGATTCTATAGTCAAACCTAGCCAAGCGTCTGTTCAGTCTAGAAATATATGGTTTACAGAAAGAGATGAGGATACAGCTTTCTCTTTTAGACAAAAGGGGAAACGATTGTATTTTGCTAAAAGTTCATATCAAACAGTAGAAGTTTATGATTCTTATGCATTAGGCAAAGTTTTAGCGTTGAATGGAAATGCAGTGATAACGGAACGAGATGCTTCTGTTTTTCATGAAATGTTTGCTCATGTTCCAGGAATGTTTTTGCGAGAAAAAAGCAATGTTTTAGTATTGGGAGGAGGAGATGGTTGTCTGTTGGCTGAATTAGTTAAATACTCTGAAATTGACGCTATTAGGCTCGTGGAAAGAGATTCAGAAGTAATGAAGGCTTCAAAAGAACATTTTAAGATAATTTCAAATGCATTTGAAGATGATAGATTGAAAGTAGTTAATCAGGATGCTTTTGAATTCTTGAAGAATAGCAGTGGAATTAGGTTTGACTTGATTCTTATTGATTTGGATAATTCATTATTGTATAATGAGTTTAGCATTGAAAAGATAAAAGAAAAAGGGGCTCCTGATGCAATTTATGTTATGCCTATAGTTACTAAAGAGTTGAATGAGTCAAGTTTTGACTCGAATTGCAAATCTTTTTTTCAGCTATTTAAGAATGTAGAAATATATAGCGCGTTGGCAGGTGGGGAGTACTCAGGAAGAAAATATTTTTTGATAGGTACAGATAACTCTTTGATAGATTTTACCTCAGTTGATCAAAAGAAAGTAGAAGAGAAATTGTTTTTGGCTGAGCTTAGCTTTTATAATTTAGAAATGCATGAAGGAGGTTTTAAAAAGCCGAATTACTTAAAGAAACTATTGGAGGAGAAATTAAAATGTGCCGAATATTAA
- a CDS encoding 2-phosphosulfolactate phosphatase encodes MRKVEICMSPEMIHLYDLKGKNVVVTDILRATSCMVSGLANGVKSIKPVMTLEECQSLRSKGYIGAAERNGAKVEGFEIGNSPYSYMEASVKGKSVAVTTTNGTVAIEKSKEAERVIIGAFLNLSAVVEYLKNLPEDLLIVCAGWKGRVNLEDTLYAGALAESLKDEFESDSDAVLMSRDLWLDAQNNLLEYVKQSSHVQRLKRLNIEKDIDFCLSKDVFDIVPLLDGEELKVLN; translated from the coding sequence ATGAGAAAAGTTGAAATATGCATGTCGCCGGAGATGATACATTTGTATGATCTGAAAGGAAAGAACGTGGTTGTGACTGATATATTAAGAGCTACTTCATGCATGGTGTCTGGTTTGGCTAATGGAGTAAAGTCCATAAAGCCAGTAATGACTTTGGAGGAATGCCAAAGTTTGAGAAGCAAGGGGTATATTGGAGCCGCTGAAAGAAATGGAGCTAAGGTGGAAGGCTTTGAAATAGGTAATTCTCCATACAGTTACATGGAGGCAAGCGTGAAGGGGAAGTCTGTTGCAGTTACTACTACGAACGGGACCGTTGCGATTGAAAAGTCCAAGGAAGCAGAACGAGTAATTATTGGAGCATTTTTGAATTTAAGCGCTGTTGTTGAATATTTAAAAAACTTGCCTGAGGATTTGTTGATTGTCTGCGCTGGTTGGAAAGGGAGAGTTAATCTTGAGGATACGCTTTACGCAGGTGCGTTGGCAGAATCATTGAAAGATGAGTTTGAATCGGATAGCGATGCAGTCTTGATGAGTAGAGACTTATGGCTGGATGCTCAGAATAATTTGCTGGAATATGTAAAGCAATCCTCTCATGTTCAAAGGTTGAAGCGATTGAATATTGAAAAGGATATCGATTTTTGCTTAAGCAAGGATGTTTTTGATATTGTGCCATTATTGGACGGGGAAGAATTGAAAGTATTGAATTAA
- a CDS encoding S41 family peptidase: MKKSFIIFFPFLIFITACQTEDLSQNELINGNIYQQMDDIYLWRENMPSSSSVDRNQKPENYFDQLIYKSKDKWSEIYNEPIENIASSKAHNAGESTGFLALAYPLDYRIQQNGIIINYFSSLFNYLDNNKPNQYIGCIGYVEKNSSASMMGLKRGDFIIKVNNETLTNTNATDLLYNTDDMNLEVLSSNEDGSYTTKNMSISKSNISYNPFYFKNTYNIQGKKIGYLVFNSFIYETYDTQMQSIFNEFKSQNIDELILDLRYNLGGSVVTANLMADYLAPLKSDGQLFTNKIWNERYMQYLKESEGENSSNLKDFIGKNRNNLELNNLYIITGFNTASASELIINGLSPYMNIIQIGLTTAGKYTASIPISNEADKNWTIQPIVYKSENAWGVTDYEDGFFPDYQVPDDFWNQLGDLNEARLNVAFQQIIGIPSSARRTTTEQNFNQPLTIPNIKSMHDHLR, translated from the coding sequence ATGAAAAAATCATTCATTATATTTTTCCCATTTCTAATTTTTATAACGGCTTGCCAAACAGAAGATTTAAGCCAAAATGAACTGATTAACGGAAATATTTATCAGCAAATGGACGACATCTACTTATGGCGAGAAAACATGCCATCATCATCTAGTGTCGACCGAAACCAAAAACCAGAAAATTATTTCGATCAATTAATATACAAATCAAAAGACAAATGGTCTGAAATCTATAATGAACCTATAGAAAATATAGCAAGTTCCAAGGCACATAATGCAGGAGAAAGCACAGGCTTTCTTGCATTAGCTTACCCTCTTGACTATAGAATTCAGCAAAATGGAATAATTATAAATTACTTCAGTTCTTTATTCAATTATTTAGATAATAACAAACCTAATCAATACATAGGATGTATCGGTTATGTTGAAAAAAATTCTTCTGCAAGTATGATGGGGTTAAAAAGGGGAGACTTTATAATTAAAGTAAACAACGAAACATTAACCAATACAAATGCTACTGACTTATTATACAATACAGACGACATGAATTTGGAAGTTTTAAGTTCTAATGAAGACGGGTCTTACACAACAAAGAACATGTCCATTTCCAAATCAAATATAAGTTATAATCCCTTTTACTTTAAAAACACCTATAATATTCAAGGGAAAAAAATTGGCTACTTAGTTTTCAATTCATTTATATATGAGACTTACGATACTCAAATGCAGAGTATCTTTAATGAGTTTAAAAGTCAAAATATTGATGAATTAATTTTAGACCTAAGATACAATCTTGGCGGAAGCGTAGTAACAGCGAATTTAATGGCTGATTATTTAGCGCCATTAAAATCAGACGGGCAGCTATTTACAAATAAAATATGGAACGAAAGGTACATGCAATATCTTAAAGAAAGCGAAGGAGAAAACTCTTCCAATCTTAAAGATTTCATAGGCAAGAACAGAAACAACCTTGAATTAAATAATTTATATATTATTACAGGATTCAATACTGCTTCAGCTAGCGAGCTAATCATTAATGGACTCTCACCATATATGAATATAATACAAATTGGTTTAACTACCGCAGGCAAATACACAGCATCAATCCCAATATCCAATGAAGCCGATAAGAATTGGACGATACAGCCGATTGTTTACAAAAGTGAAAACGCTTGGGGAGTTACAGATTATGAGGATGGTTTTTTCCCTGACTATCAGGTTCCTGATGATTTTTGGAATCAACTAGGCGATTTAAATGAAGCCCGTCTTAATGTAGCATTTCAACAAATCATAGGCATTCCATCTTCTGCCCGCAGAACTACTACTGAGCAAAACTTCAACCAACCTTTAACTATTCCTAATATCAAAAGCATGCATGATCATTTAAGGTAA